In the Brettanomyces nanus chromosome 1, complete sequence genome, AACGGCAATCTAAATTTAGTCTGCTCCAAAAATATGGGTACCGAGAACGTTTGATCCTTATCATCAAGCATAttcatcaagttcttcGAGAATACTCCTTCAAAGTTGTCCCCTTCCGATTGCACAGTACTCACAGTAATATCTGCAGCTTGTGGTTGCTTTacactggaagaagaaattgaataGTATCTAGGTTTAAGTGGTCCCAAGGACTCCAATAGAAAGGAAAATGGAATCATTGAGCAGTCCGTATCGAATTTAACCAGCAAACTGGCTAAAGTTTTATGCTTGGATACAACTCTATCCATGAACGTTTTCCTATCTTTGCTTAGTTCTAGCAACTGCTGTTTCGTCTGTTCAGATGAGATAAACAACTCGGATATTTGTCTCAATATCTTCCGACTCAAGCAGGCATTGATCTCAAGGAAATTCTTACAGATCTGCCTGTATGTGGTATGAGAAGGAACAAAACACTTTGTAGACATTCTATCAACAGGAATAATGCTGATatgttgatctttcttttcgtaAAGTCCgaatatcttcaagaaatcgTCCACATTTTCATCGCTATTACTGGGGAAGATACCTATATGATCCCCCGTAGTGTAGTGAAGTCCTGAATCTGATGAGTCTAGATCTATGGTAGCATGAATCACAGTCTTCGAATCTTTATTGACCGCGGATAATCGTTTCAAGCCATGAATGTGTGCAACGTACGGTTTGTCAGAATGATAAGGAGGTTTGTTGGCAGTAGAAAAATGAGTATGCAGTTGATTCTCCTCTACCAATTCCAAAACTCTGTATCGCCCTTTGTACTTTTCACTCACCTGGTAGGGAATCCTCAAATACTCCGATATCTGAGGAAGAATATCAAATTTCCACCCTTCGTAATCATCGGTCAACGTCGCAAGGCCATCGTCACCCATTCCGAACTGCCCGAGAGAATCgagtttcttttcaagtAGTTGCCCGTAGAAGTCTTTGGCTGCTCCCTGATACAAATCATATAGAGAGCTCCCCAATCCGAACAGAGTGAAATGAGTCAATGATTTGTCGAAATAACCGTCATCCGCTGACATCAAAGTCTGATAAAACTCCATTCCTTCATCGCATTGTTCGCCATCTCCATAAGAGCTGATGAAAAAACACACAAGTTCAAATTCTCCCAGCACGTCTAGTCCCTCCAAGTCTCTAATGTTAGTCACTTTGCATATGCCTTCACCAAATGTATTATTGAGAACCGCTCCGAAGTCCTGACCCAATAACTTGGACGTATCTGTCTGAGTAGAGTAGTATACCAGAACTCGAGCCATCTGGCAAACCTGCACAGActacaaaaagaaaaaagtgTTACAAGATATCAGATCTATTTTCAGTTTTCAATTCTCGCTATATACTTGACTCCCTTAAAATACGATCCAATGAGCTTTGAACCCCATATGCAAACGTCATCCCTAACACTACCTCCCAGTTACTTCCCCTTTGAGTATCCTGCTTAAAATACCCCTCCTTGTCGTATATGGTTATCCATCCCAATTTGTAGTCGTTTGGTGAATCGTCCTCTGGATGTCTATCTTTGATTCCGTCCTTACACATGTAATACTTCACTCTAGTATTTTCGTCGTTATAAGTGGTGTACTCCATTCGGAAATCGTCGTCCCCATCATCCGTATCAGATTCACTTCTTGGGCTCGCACTGCCGGCATTGCGTCTCAACTTAACAGACGAATTGGATGTCAAATTCGATAGTTTCGACGAAGACGTTACCACTTTCTTCACTATTTTACTGGTCATCTCTCTTTTGCAGGGCCTGTAAACTGCCACTACAGGATTGAACCAGCAATCCTTTCTCAATTGTTTTTCGTCTATGAAATAAGTGGCTCCctctttggccaacttaACTCCATCGATCTTGTTCTTAAAGAAgtaattcttcttcttttgtttgAGTGTACAAACTTTGAGATCTGACCCAATTTTATACCCGTTCTCGACTGTCACCTCATCTCCATAATATTCTATAGGGGCACTGATTCTATCGAATTGCCAATTCAACGCTTGTAATTGCTCCTTGCCTTCAATATTACGAATCTCCTTGTCTCCATCTTCATGCTCGTTGAAAAACCCCTTCGCTATGTATGTGCCTCCCTGGCTCTCGGGCAATTTCTCTACACTAAACGATGGTGATGCTGCGGTAGAATTCCATTGTTGCTGTGAAAACACCATTCTGAACCCCTTCGCAGTATGAGAAACAGGTTTACCCTTACCCTTTGTATCCGATGCATCAGGTAGTTGAACCTGAATATAGTAGCTGGGACCACGTCTCATGAATTTATGTCTATTATCAGGATTGGTGGTTATATAGAACTCCAAGGGATTGAGCCTCATCACATGATATTTCCAAAACTTCTGGCTCTGAACTGCCCTCAGAAGCTGGTCCCGAGAAAACTGATCGTCGAATATCGGAGAAAGCTGTCCAGATACCGGTGATTGCATAGCTGTATGTAGTGAATAGTGACGATGAAAGAGATGTTATAGCTGGTCAGGCCGCGGCTAGAGCTATATAAATTAACGGTGGAGTAAAAAACGTTTTCACCCGTCCAAGGAACCGCGCACCGTCGAACCCTACGGGGCAGTAGAGACCTCTCTGGACACCTACTCACTCTCACTCTCACTCTCCATCTCCAccctcttcctcttcccTCCTCTCTTTGGTTCGAACAAATACGTCCGAGCTGCTCGTTCCTTGGCCACCTTAGTCGTGTCGTGCATTCCGGCAGTCTTTCTATGATGGTACTCTTTATATGCCTTCCAATCAAACGTACCACTTCGTCTCACTTTATATCCAATAGTGTTCCTAATTAACTGCTTAATTTGCCATGAGTTGTATGGTTCTCCATCAAATAGTGTCACGGCAATTTTATCAAGATCTTCGTTGTTCCCTTTTTCCCCACCTTGACTCCTGTTTTGAGCCAACAATTCGAATAGCTCTTTGCAATTTGTAAAAAAAGACACCAgcatttcttgattggCCTTGATATTTCTGTCCATATCTTTGATTCCTCTTCCGACATGAggaaagttgaagaggacCAGATTTATTTTCAATCCATTCATTGCGTTTCGATTCCGATCCAGTTTCTTGGGATTCCAGCTCAATTTAAGGGTTTTTATTAGTTTAGTTCCGTCTACTCCGTGGACAACCTTTTTCACCATCAACTCATTTAATTTTTTTAAGTTGGCCTCGGCCACTTCCGGGTACTTCTGCTTAAGCTCTTCTAATGTATCGAAGGATGTGGCTATTAAATTCTCAGGCTTAATGTATCCTTCCTCCACTATGCTGACGGCATAAGAAAAGTCTCCTTCTCCTATAAGaatgatcttttctttttcatcgAATGGAATTGATAGTCCTTTTGGTCCCTTACTGCTTAATGACGTATCCTGTCCTCCACCAACGTAACCCTTGTGGTCTAGTTTTCTCCGTTTCTTGAT is a window encoding:
- a CDS encoding uncharacterized protein (BUSCO:EOG09343AFI), with the translated sequence MAKKGRLARRQRRKQQKQEESIKKRRKLDHKGYVGGGQDTSLSSKGPKGLSIPFDEKEKIILIGEGDFSYAVSIVEEGYIKPENLIATSFDTLEELKQKYPEVAEANLKKLNELMVKKVVHGVDGTKLIKTLKLSWNPKKLDRNRNAMNGLKINLVLFNFPHVGRGIKDMDRNIKANQEMLVSFFTNCKELFELLAQNRSQGGEKGNNEDLDKIAVTLFDGEPYNSWQIKQLIRNTIGYKVRRSGTFDWKAYKEYHHRKTAGMHDTTKVAKERAARTYLFEPKRGGKRKRVEMESESESE